A genomic stretch from Armatimonadota bacterium includes:
- a CDS encoding alpha-amylase — MIGVLTVLAAFTKAPVDADFLPPLSQTVVYEANLRALGPKGGFRELTDRLDGLQKLGINVLWLMPIMPVGKVKAVPPLGSPYAVADYGKVNPEFGTAEEFSRLVKEAHRRKIAVMLDWVANHSAWDNPWLTAHPDWYTHDASGAITHPPGTNWMDVADLNYDVAPMRLAMIAAMQSWVTTYGVDGFRCDAADYVPLDFWKEAISSLRAKSGKRLLMLGEGGNRGLYSSGFDLLYGWDFYGKLRSIFGGGKANELSGVTSEGLRLGFITNHDESAFHDPYVQVFGGEEGSEAAFLITALYGGVPLVYEGQEVGWPKAIPIFERSSIDWNSGSAVRAWMTQLLQLCRKHEAFQTGAVTDFSSGDVVAFARVGKGETGLVLANVRNRPIEFEVLTQWQGQWTDGFTSKPTTLGTSIHLPAFGTKVCIRPRGNGIH, encoded by the coding sequence ATGATTGGTGTTCTCACCGTACTTGCCGCGTTCACCAAGGCTCCGGTGGACGCGGACTTCTTGCCGCCTCTTTCGCAGACGGTGGTCTACGAGGCTAACCTGCGCGCCCTGGGGCCAAAGGGTGGCTTCCGCGAACTGACGGATCGCTTGGATGGTCTGCAGAAACTTGGCATCAATGTTCTATGGTTGATGCCGATCATGCCGGTCGGGAAGGTGAAGGCGGTTCCGCCGTTGGGCTCGCCGTATGCGGTTGCCGACTATGGCAAGGTCAATCCGGAGTTTGGAACGGCCGAGGAATTTTCGCGCTTGGTGAAGGAGGCCCATCGGCGCAAGATCGCAGTGATGCTGGACTGGGTGGCGAACCATTCGGCGTGGGATAACCCGTGGCTGACGGCGCATCCCGATTGGTACACGCACGACGCCTCGGGGGCGATCACGCATCCGCCAGGGACGAATTGGATGGACGTGGCCGACCTGAACTATGATGTTGCGCCCATGCGGCTAGCGATGATCGCCGCGATGCAGTCTTGGGTGACGACGTACGGCGTCGATGGCTTTCGGTGCGATGCGGCGGACTACGTGCCACTCGACTTTTGGAAGGAGGCGATTTCGTCGCTTCGCGCCAAGTCGGGAAAGCGCCTGCTAATGTTGGGCGAAGGCGGAAACCGTGGCCTCTACTCTTCGGGGTTCGACCTGCTTTACGGGTGGGACTTTTACGGAAAGTTGAGGTCGATTTTTGGCGGCGGTAAGGCCAATGAGTTGTCTGGAGTGACCTCGGAAGGGTTGCGCTTGGGGTTCATCACCAATCACGACGAGTCGGCGTTTCACGATCCGTACGTTCAGGTTTTTGGGGGTGAAGAAGGCTCCGAGGCGGCGTTCTTGATCACGGCGTTGTACGGCGGGGTTCCGTTGGTCTATGAGGGCCAGGAGGTCGGGTGGCCGAAGGCGATTCCGATCTTTGAACGGTCGTCGATCGACTGGAATTCGGGTTCGGCGGTGCGGGCTTGGATGACTCAGCTCTTGCAGTTGTGCCGCAAGCATGAGGCTTTTCAGACCGGAGCCGTGACGGACTTTTCGTCCGGCGATGTGGTCGCCTTTGCGCGAGTTGGCAAAGGGGAAACCGGTTTGGTGCTCGCGAATGTGCGCAACCGTCCAATCGAGTTCGAAGTTCTAACTCAATGGCAAGGCCAATGGACCGACGGGTTTACTTCGAAGCCAACGACTCTGGGAACCTCCATCCACTTACCGGCTTTTGGTACAAAAGTCTGCATCCGCCCCCGGGGTAACGGAATACACTGA